Genomic window (Cellulosilyticum lentocellum DSM 5427):
CTAATACAGGTAGAAAAAGGTGAGAATTAAGATATTGAAGTAGTTGTTGTTTTTTGTCCATAGCTATACATAACCTCCTTTTTATTATAGTGTAATAACCTATGGATTATTTTTAGATGATGTATTATAACTAAGGTTAAAGTCCCTATTATTATAACTATGAGGCAAGTAGCACAGATATGTTAAAAAACAGGAAACTTAGAAACATAGTATTCGCTAAAATTTAAATAATATACATAGTTTCAAAGAATAAATTTTAAGACACAATAAAATAGTAGATATAAATGATGGAGAAAGAGGCACTAAAAATGAAAGTAATGAGTTTTAATGTAAGAGCAGATAGTATATTGGATGTACGTAATAGATGGAGGCATCGTTCCGAGATAGTTTATGAAGTTATCAAAAAGTATGATTGTGATGTAGTAGGCTTACAAGAAGTAACAGATCGTATGTATATGGATTTAAACAAAGCCATAGATGGCTACTATATAATAGGCAAGGGTAGAACAAAACGTTATTTTAATGAGAGGAATAATTTATTGGTTAAAGAGGATTATAATCTTTTAGAAGAGGAAACCTTTTGGTTATCGAAAACACCTAGCAAAACAGGAAGTTCTGTCTGGTATTCTATGTTTCCTCGTATTTGTACTACGGCTGTTATTCAATTAGCTAATAACTTAAAAATAAGGATTTATAATACACATCTTGATTGTTTACTACCATCTGCTAGAGAATATGGTTTAAAAAAGATTGGAGAGTATGTTGGAGAGTGTTATCAAAAGGAAAAATTACCTTGTATTTTAATGGGGGACTTTAATGCTGGGCCACAAAGTAAATTAATTCAACAGTTTTCACAGGGAAGCTATAGCGATAAACGTTTTATAGCAGTTCAAGATGTTAGGAAGGAAATTTACAATGAGGCGACAATGGGGCATTTCAAAGGAAAAACAAGAGGGTTACACATAGACTATATTTTTGTATCAGAGGAATTTGAAATTAAAGATGTAGAGATTATCAAATATCAAAAAAATAATAAATATCCCTCAGACCATTATCCTATTTTAGCAGAGATTAATTTGTGATAAGGTATACCCATAGCATATGTCATAATAATAAAAAGGGAGACTGTCTAAAAAATAGAATGTAATAAATAGGATAAGTAGGAAGCAGTAAAAAGAGTTATTGGAATCAGATAAAACCAAAAATATATAAGACTACAGAAGATACAGAGGCGAAATATAAAATGATAAGGGGGAAATACAATGAGTTATATCATTAATGATGAGGATGAATTCAATGAGCTAACAATCAAAGATTGTAGTATAGAGGAGTCAAATGCATGTAATGTTATTTTTAGAGATGTAGTTTTTAAAAATGTTAGCTTTATGGATATTGATTGGGAAAGTACTGAGTTTCTTCATGTGAGATTTGAAAACTGTGATTTATCTAATATTAACATTGATAAAGCCATTTTTCATCATAGCGAGTTTATTAGTTGTAAATTAATAGGAACACATTTAATGGAATCTTCTATGAGAGAAGTACTTTTTAATGGTTGTCAGTGCGATTACCTTGTATTAGGAGGAAGCAATCTAAAAGATGTTACTTTTAATGAATGTCGTATGAATCAAGCAGGTTTTAGCGTATGTAAGATGAACAACGTACAGTTTAAATATTGTGAAATGCAAAGAGCGGAGTTAAGCGGAACAAAGCTAAAAGGCATAGATCTAAGTAGCTGCATTATTGACGGCATTAATTTAAGGATAGAAGATGTAAGAGGATTAAGATTATCACCAACCCAAGCTGTGGACTTTAGTAAGATGTTAGGAATACAGGTGATGGAGGAAAGAGAAGGCAGTATATAGGATTTAGATTGTTTATAGTTAAAAAGCAGTAGGTAAGGTTGAAAGCAACTTGACTACTGCTTTTTTTATATGAAAAAAGTAGTGAAAAACATAAGTGAGATCCTGTTTGAAAATTAGTTAAACAAAATAAATAAAAAACTTTTTAAAATAGTTATAAAAAGTATTGAAAAATAATTTGAAAAGTATTAAAATCAAGTTAATTAAAATAAAAGGAGGGAAGGAGCTTGGTATATTTAATAGGAATAGATATAGGGACATCTGGAACTAAAACTGTACTTTTTGATGAGACAGGAAAGGTTATTAGTAGCTCATTACAAGAGTATGACATTATTCAAAAAAAAGTTGGTTGGGCTGAACAAAAGCCAGAGTCATGGTGGGAAGCAACTAAAACAAGCTTGGTAGAGGTTGTAAAAAAGTCAGCTATTAATACAAGTGAAATTAAGGGTATAGGACTTTCAGGACAAATGCATGGCTTAGTGCTATTAGATGAGAATGGCAAAGTATTAAGAGATGCTATTATTTGGTGTGATAATAGAACAACAGAAGTAGCTAAGGAGATGGAAGAGCAGGTAGGTAGAGAAAAACTAGTTTCTATAACTGGAAATGTAGCTATACCAGCCTTCACTTTATCTAAACTACTTTGGGTAAGAAAACATGAGCCAGAAGTTTATGCACGTATTAATAAGGTACTCTTGCCAAAGGATTACATTCGCTACCAGTTAACCGGAGAATTTATGACAGAAGTATCGGATGCTAGTGGTATGCAGATGTTAGATATACATAAGAGAGAGTGGAGCGATGAACTATTAGAAATTCTAGATATTGATAAAGTTCTTTTGGCACCAGTAGTAGAATCTCATGCAATAACAGGCTATGTTTCAAGCAAGGTGGCTATTGAAACAGGATTAAGTGAAACAACAGCCGTAGTAGGAGGAGCAGGAGATCAAGCAGCTGGAGCTATAGGAAATGGTATTGTAGCTACAGGAGATGTATCAGCAACTATTGGTTCTTCAGGAGTTGTATTTGCTTATACAGATGAAGTTGTAACAGATCCAGAAGGACGTATACAAACTTTCTGTCATGCTATTCCTAATACCTGGCATGTTATGGGAGTTACACAAGGCGCTGGTTTATCTTTGAAGTGGTATAGAGATACTTTTTGCAAAGAAGAAAAGGAAATAGCAATAGAAAAAAATTGTGATGTATATGAAATTTTGACTGATCAGGCTAGAGAAGTAAGTACAGGTAGTGAAGGCCTTATTTATTTACCTTACCTTATGGGGGAACGCACACCACATATGGATCCTTACGCAAGTGGTGTATTCTTTGGCGTAAGAGCATCTCAAGGTAAAGGTCATATGGTAAAAGCTATTATGGAAGGTGTAGGATATAGCTTATTAGACTGTTTCGAACTCATTAAAGCTAACAATATTCCAATCACTAGTGTAAAAATATCAGGTGGCGGTGGTAAAAGTGATGTATGGCGTCAAATCCATGCTGATTTATTTGATACAGAAGTCAAAACAATCAATGTATCAGAAGGACCTGCTTTGGGTGTAGCTATACTGGCCGGTGTAGGAACTGGTATTTATAAAGATGAGAAAGAAGCTTGTGAAAGAATAATAGGCATTAAAACAACACAAGCACCTATTTCAGAAAATGTAGCTTATTATAAGAAATTCTATCCAATTTATAAGATTTTATATACCCAGCTAAAAGATACTTTTAAAGAACATCATGATAAGCTTAGTGGCTTAAATAACTAAAATAAAATAATTTTAATCCTAAGGAGGAATAAAAAATGGCAGAATTTTTTAAAGGAATTGGGGTAATCCCATTTGAAGGGGCAGATTCAGTAAACCCACTTGCATTCAAACATTATAACAAAGACGAAAAAGTAGGTGATAAGACAATGGCAGAACATTTACGTTTTGCAATGTCTTACTGGCACACACTTTGTGCTGAAGGTGGAGATCCATTTGGTTCTACTACAGCAGCTAGACCTTGGAACCAAATAGCTAATCCTATTGAAATGGCAAAAGCTAAAGTAGATGCTGGCTTTGAATTTATGCAAAAATTAGGGATTGAATATTTCTGTTTCCATGATAGAGATATTGCACCAGAAGGTAAAGACCTTGCTGAAACTAATCAAATTCTTGATGAAGTAGTAGCTTACATCAAAGTTAAAATGCAAGAAACAGGCATTAAACTTCTTTGGGGAACAGCTAACTGCTTTAATAACAAACGTTTCATGCATGGTGCAGGAACAACTTGCAATGCAGAAGTATTTGCTTATGCGGCAGCTCAAATTAAGAAAGCAATCGAAGTAACAAAAGAATTAGGAGGAGAAAACTATGTATTCTGGGGTGGTAGAGAAGGTTATGAAACACTCTTAAACACAGATACAGGTCTTGAACTTGACAACTTTGCAAGACTTTTACAAATGGCAGTAGATTATGCTAAAGAAATTGGTTTCACAGGACAATTCCTTATCGAGCCAAAACCAAAAGAACCTACAAAACATCAATACGACTTTGATACAGCAACCGTACTTGCATTCCTTAGAAAATACAACTTAGATACATACTTCAAAATGAATATCGAAGCTAACCATGCTACACTTGCAGGGCATACTTTCCAACATGAACTCAATATGAGCCGAATTAACAACGTATTAGGAAGTATTGATGCGAACCAGGGAGACCTTATGCTAGGGTGGGATACAGACCAATTCCCAACAAATATCTATGATGCAACAATGGCTATGTACGAAGTGTTAAAAGCAGGCGGTATTGCACCAGGTGGATTTAACTTTGACTCAAAAGTAAGAAGAGGCTCATTTGAAGAAGCGGATTTATTTATCGCATATATTGCGGGTATGGATACCTTTGCAAAAGGTTTAAAAGTAGCTTATAACTTACTAAAAGATGGCGTGTTAGAAGATTTTGTAGCAGATCGTTATGCAAGCTTTAATGAAGGTATTGGTAAAGATATTGTAAGTGGTAACGTAGGTTTTAAAGAGTTAGAAGCATATGCACTTAAACAACAACCTATCGTTAATAAGTCTGGTAGACAAGAATGGTTAGAAACCGTAGTTAACCAATATATCTATAACAATAAATAAATATGAATTAATAAGTCTCTAAAGGCAGATTTAACTACCTTTAGAGACTTAAATCATATATAATATAAACAGAAATAACAGTGTAAAGGGGAGGAGTAATGAATAAAAGAGTCATTTTAAAAGGTAATTTAATAAAAGAAACAAATTATAAGAAAATCCTAAAGTTAATAGGTAAAGGTGAAAACCTAACCAAACTAGATATTGCCTATACACTCAAAATTAGCATCCCTACTGTTACTACTAATATTAACGAATTAAAAGAGGCTGGTATTATTGAAGAGGTAGAATCTGATATTTATACAGGTGGAAGAAAGCCTAAGATTATTAAGCTTATTCCTAATGCGAGAATTTCTATTGGGATGAGCATTACGAAATATAAAGTAGCAGTAGCTGCAATGAACTTATTAAATGAAGTACTTATTTCTAAGGAGGTTGATTGCGAAGAAGAGCAACTCATGACTTACTTCATAAAAGGTAAAAAGCTAGTAGATGAAGTTGTAGAAGAACTTAAAATACCAGAAGAAAATTTATTAGGTATTGGTATTTCTATTCCTGGAACACTTAATCAGAATTCAGGTACTATAGAACAAACAAATATGGGATATAAAGAAATTCCATTAAATCAAATCTATGATTTGTTTGACGATACAGTATATGTAGAAAATGAAGCCAATCTTTCTTTATTAGCAGAAAAGAATCTTGGTAAATATGAAGAACTTAAAAATCTGATTTATATTGGTATAAATGAAGGCTTAGGTGGCGGTATTTTTGTAAATGGAGAAATTTACACAGGAACAAGTGGACGTGCGGGTGAATTTGGCCATATGCGTTTAGTAGAAAAGGATACTGGACGAGCATATAAAGTGGAGGATCATATATCTACTCGTAGCTTACTTAATCGCTACAAACAACGTACAGGAGAAAATATAAAGAGCTTTTTAAAATTTGAAAAGCTAGTGAAAATGAATGATCCTATTGCATGTGAGATACTCGAAGAAGGTATAGAGATTTTGATGATGACTATCTATAACCTCACGATGGTCTTAGATATTCAGACGCTTATCATAGGTGGAAAGGTAGGAAGATTAATAAAGACGCAACCTACTGTCTTACAAAATGTTGTTAACAAATACAATGAAATTATGGAAAGATTAGATTTGGATATTACTTTTTCAGATATCAAGAATACGACTACTTTAGGAGCGGCACTTCTACCAATCTTAGATTTCTATAAAATTAGTAATGAAAGTGAAACATAAAAAGAATAGGTAATAATGAAGGGACTAGAAGATTCATGAATAAACTAGTTCCTTTTATTTATATGGCTCTATGTCAATAGTTGGGGTATCCCAAGTATGATGATGTAGAAGCAGTTAAGAAGATTTTTTAAATCTATCTTAGCTGCTTTTTTTATTACACATATGTAGTATTCTACTTCTAAATCTTTCGAAGTTACGATAACCATATGCGTTGCGTTTGAGAACTTTGATTTTGTTGTTTATACCTTCTGTATAACCATTTGTGTAAGGTGTAGTAAATGAATTAAGAATGCCACCTATCCAGTTATTCATTGTTTGAGCAGCTGTAACAAAGCGAGGTAAACCGCTGTTTTCAGCATAAATGATCCACTTTGTAAGTCGTTCTTTGGCTGTATTGTAATCTTCTGATGCCATTACCTCATAAAAACTTTCCTTAAGTAAATAGGCGTTAGATAGTTTTTCACTTGTATAAAGCATGACATTAAGTCTTTGTTTTTGATCATTATTTAAGTCATGATAGTGTTTAATGAGTAGAGATTTAGATCGCTTAAAGTATTTTCTTCGATGATCACAAAAGTCTTTTTGTACTTCTTTACGAACAGCTTCAAAAGCCCATAAAACTTGTCTAGCATAATGATATTTATCAACGACATAAGTTGCAGAAGAGAAAATTTCACGGGATAAGTCACGATAAGTAGACCACATATCACTAATAAAGATAGAGGTTTGAGAAATATCAAACTTTAATAGGTATGAAGCTAAGTGAGTTTTATATCTATTAGGCAAAATATCTAGAACTCTATGATTTTCAGGGTCAGTAATAATACACTGATACTTC
Coding sequences:
- a CDS encoding endonuclease/exonuclease/phosphatase family protein — protein: MKVMSFNVRADSILDVRNRWRHRSEIVYEVIKKYDCDVVGLQEVTDRMYMDLNKAIDGYYIIGKGRTKRYFNERNNLLVKEDYNLLEEETFWLSKTPSKTGSSVWYSMFPRICTTAVIQLANNLKIRIYNTHLDCLLPSAREYGLKKIGEYVGECYQKEKLPCILMGDFNAGPQSKLIQQFSQGSYSDKRFIAVQDVRKEIYNEATMGHFKGKTRGLHIDYIFVSEEFEIKDVEIIKYQKNNKYPSDHYPILAEINL
- a CDS encoding pentapeptide repeat-containing protein is translated as MSYIINDEDEFNELTIKDCSIEESNACNVIFRDVVFKNVSFMDIDWESTEFLHVRFENCDLSNINIDKAIFHHSEFISCKLIGTHLMESSMREVLFNGCQCDYLVLGGSNLKDVTFNECRMNQAGFSVCKMNNVQFKYCEMQRAELSGTKLKGIDLSSCIIDGINLRIEDVRGLRLSPTQAVDFSKMLGIQVMEEREGSI
- the xylB gene encoding xylulokinase, translated to MVYLIGIDIGTSGTKTVLFDETGKVISSSLQEYDIIQKKVGWAEQKPESWWEATKTSLVEVVKKSAINTSEIKGIGLSGQMHGLVLLDENGKVLRDAIIWCDNRTTEVAKEMEEQVGREKLVSITGNVAIPAFTLSKLLWVRKHEPEVYARINKVLLPKDYIRYQLTGEFMTEVSDASGMQMLDIHKREWSDELLEILDIDKVLLAPVVESHAITGYVSSKVAIETGLSETTAVVGGAGDQAAGAIGNGIVATGDVSATIGSSGVVFAYTDEVVTDPEGRIQTFCHAIPNTWHVMGVTQGAGLSLKWYRDTFCKEEKEIAIEKNCDVYEILTDQAREVSTGSEGLIYLPYLMGERTPHMDPYASGVFFGVRASQGKGHMVKAIMEGVGYSLLDCFELIKANNIPITSVKISGGGGKSDVWRQIHADLFDTEVKTINVSEGPALGVAILAGVGTGIYKDEKEACERIIGIKTTQAPISENVAYYKKFYPIYKILYTQLKDTFKEHHDKLSGLNN
- the xylA gene encoding xylose isomerase, translating into MAEFFKGIGVIPFEGADSVNPLAFKHYNKDEKVGDKTMAEHLRFAMSYWHTLCAEGGDPFGSTTAARPWNQIANPIEMAKAKVDAGFEFMQKLGIEYFCFHDRDIAPEGKDLAETNQILDEVVAYIKVKMQETGIKLLWGTANCFNNKRFMHGAGTTCNAEVFAYAAAQIKKAIEVTKELGGENYVFWGGREGYETLLNTDTGLELDNFARLLQMAVDYAKEIGFTGQFLIEPKPKEPTKHQYDFDTATVLAFLRKYNLDTYFKMNIEANHATLAGHTFQHELNMSRINNVLGSIDANQGDLMLGWDTDQFPTNIYDATMAMYEVLKAGGIAPGGFNFDSKVRRGSFEEADLFIAYIAGMDTFAKGLKVAYNLLKDGVLEDFVADRYASFNEGIGKDIVSGNVGFKELEAYALKQQPIVNKSGRQEWLETVVNQYIYNNK
- a CDS encoding ROK family transcriptional regulator encodes the protein MNKRVILKGNLIKETNYKKILKLIGKGENLTKLDIAYTLKISIPTVTTNINELKEAGIIEEVESDIYTGGRKPKIIKLIPNARISIGMSITKYKVAVAAMNLLNEVLISKEVDCEEEQLMTYFIKGKKLVDEVVEELKIPEENLLGIGISIPGTLNQNSGTIEQTNMGYKEIPLNQIYDLFDDTVYVENEANLSLLAEKNLGKYEELKNLIYIGINEGLGGGIFVNGEIYTGTSGRAGEFGHMRLVEKDTGRAYKVEDHISTRSLLNRYKQRTGENIKSFLKFEKLVKMNDPIACEILEEGIEILMMTIYNLTMVLDIQTLIIGGKVGRLIKTQPTVLQNVVNKYNEIMERLDLDITFSDIKNTTTLGAALLPILDFYKISNESET
- a CDS encoding ISL3 family transposase; protein product: MLSFYYSQKLLNLSGVLIKDIIHTENKTIFEIEMQRKLHACPCCGHSTQRIHDYRRQKIKDIPSFGSHTLLLLRKRRYVCQSCGKRFYESIDFLPRYHRMTSRLILYVLSQLASTSSFKSVAQHVNLSTSTVVRIFDKLSYSPSSLPKVLAIDEFKGNTNHEKYQCIITDPENHRVLDILPNRYKTHLASYLLKFDISQTSIFISDMWSTYRDLSREIFSSATYVVDKYHYARQVLWAFEAVRKEVQKDFCDHRRKYFKRSKSLLIKHYHDLNNDQKQRLNVMLYTSEKLSNAYLLKESFYEVMASEDYNTAKERLTKWIIYAENSGLPRFVTAAQTMNNWIGGILNSFTTPYTNGYTEGINNKIKVLKRNAYGYRNFERFRSRILHMCNKKSS